Part of the Pseudomonas sp. ADAK13 genome is shown below.
CCACTCGCAATAGCAGCCTACCGCCAGGGTGTGGGTCGCATTGACCTCGCGCCCGCCTTCGAGGGCTTGCAGGATGGGTTCGATAAAGCTGTTGCTCGAATTACACGTCAGCCCTTCGCTGTACGGCCCGAAATACGCGAGCTTGCCGCTGCGGTCCCAGATGCCCACGGCGGGGCTGGCAGGCAGGTGTTGGGCGCCGGGCACGGCCTTGAGGGGCTTCATCGCGCCGAGGGTGGCGGGCAGTTGGCCGTGGCTGCCGGCTTTTTGCAGGGAGTAGAACTCCACGCCCTGGGGCGCGTACTGCTCGATCAGCTCGCCGAGGTGCTGCTGGTTGCCGACGTTGCACGGGCAGGCCGGGTCCCAGAAGTGCACCAGGCGGATGGGGCCGGGGCCGGCAAGCTCGGCGGGCAGGCTCAGGCTGTCACCGGAAAACACCGCCGTATGCTCACTGAACGCCCGCAGGTAGCGCCCCTGGAACCAGTCATACGCCGCCCATAACACGCCGGCGCAAATAATCACGATCAGGCTGGCGAAGAGGGTGGTGCGGTAGGGCTGTCGCATCTGGATCAATCCTCGGAGGACGCGTAGCTTGCCATGCTTGCCCTGACAGATGAATATCGCGGCTCGATATTCATCTGTTCAACGCGTTGAAGCCACAGTCTGGAAGTTCTTATGCCCGTTACGTTTGACCCTGATCATCTACGCGAAAGCTTGCAGCCCCTGGTGGACGCGCAGCCGCTTTCTGCCGAGGCCCGGGTCTACCAGCGCTTCTACGGCCTCGACCTGGCGGCCCGCAAGGTGCCGGCAACAAGCCGCCTGGGGCGCTTTGCGGTGGACGGGTTCGAGGTGGTCTGCCAGGTCTGGTGGCCGCCCGTTCCGGTGGCGACGATGTTCCTGTTCCATGGCTTCTACGACCATATGGGCCTGTACCGCAACGCCGTGGATTGGGCGCTGGACCAGGGCTTTGTGGTGATCGCCTGCGACTTGCCGGGCCATGGCCTGTCCAGCGGCGAGCGGGCCAGCATCGATGACTTTGCGGTGTACCAGGACGTGGTGCAGGCGCTGTTTGAACAGGCCAGGGCCCTGCAATTGCCGCAGCCGTGGCATTTGTTCGGGCAAAGCACCGGCGGCGCTATCGTGGTGGATCACCTGCTGAATCACGGCGCCGACAGCCCGGCCCAGGGCAACACCTTCCTGCTGTCACCCTTGGTGCGGCCTCGCGCCTGGGGTTGGTCGCAGCTCAGTTATTACCTGCTCCGGCCGTTCGTCAAAGGTATCGCCCGGCGCTTCAGCGATAACACCAACGACCCGCAGTTCAAGCCGTTCCTGGAGGCCGACCCGCTGCAGCCCCGGCAACTGCCGACCGCCTGGGTGGGCGCCCTGGCGCGTTGGATCAAGCGCATCGAAGCGG
Proteins encoded:
- a CDS encoding alpha/beta hydrolase; its protein translation is MPVTFDPDHLRESLQPLVDAQPLSAEARVYQRFYGLDLAARKVPATSRLGRFAVDGFEVVCQVWWPPVPVATMFLFHGFYDHMGLYRNAVDWALDQGFVVIACDLPGHGLSSGERASIDDFAVYQDVVQALFEQARALQLPQPWHLFGQSTGGAIVVDHLLNHGADSPAQGNTFLLSPLVRPRAWGWSQLSYYLLRPFVKGIARRFSDNTNDPQFKPFLEADPLQPRQLPTAWVGALARWIKRIEAAPRSTRRPLIVQGEEDMTVDWQHNLKVLRSKFDQPEVLMLPRGRHHLANEIPEIRQQYFRFLTDHLK
- a CDS encoding DUF6436 domain-containing protein, with product MRQPYRTTLFASLIVIICAGVLWAAYDWFQGRYLRAFSEHTAVFSGDSLSLPAELAGPGPIRLVHFWDPACPCNVGNQQHLGELIEQYAPQGVEFYSLQKAGSHGQLPATLGAMKPLKAVPGAQHLPASPAVGIWDRSGKLAYFGPYSEGLTCNSSNSFIEPILQALEGGREVNATHTLAVGCYCEWNGETSPP